A window of Sphingobium herbicidovorans contains these coding sequences:
- a CDS encoding NfeD family protein, whose product MDWLAMLDDHWGWLVFAALLGMAEVVIPGVFLIWVALAAAVTGLIALVLPVSVPVQLLIFALLCLASVWGGRRWYAANPVSSQDPMLNDRTARLVGEIVTVVEPIDNGRGRVKIGDSVWSCQGPDAPAGARVRVVGADASVLKVELA is encoded by the coding sequence ATGGACTGGCTCGCCATGCTGGACGATCATTGGGGCTGGCTGGTCTTCGCCGCGCTGCTCGGCATGGCGGAAGTCGTGATTCCGGGCGTATTCCTGATCTGGGTCGCGTTGGCGGCGGCGGTGACCGGCCTCATCGCGCTCGTCCTGCCCGTATCGGTTCCCGTCCAGCTGCTGATCTTCGCGCTGCTCTGCCTCGCTTCGGTCTGGGGCGGACGGCGCTGGTACGCGGCCAATCCGGTGTCGTCGCAAGACCCGATGCTCAACGACCGCACAGCCCGCCTCGTGGGCGAGATCGTCACCGTCGTCGAACCGATCGACAACGGACGCGGTCGGGTAAAGATAGGCGACAGCGTCTGGTCCTGCCAGGGCCCCGACGCGCCTGCGGGCGCCCGCGTGCGCGTGGTGGGAGCCGATGCCTCGGTGCTTAAAGTGGAGCTGGCTTGA
- a CDS encoding ferredoxin--NADP reductase: MSDVTIEKPVLEPTGALSVETVLSVRHWNEHLFSFRISRPASFRFRSGEFVMIGLQGDNGKPLLRAYSVASPSWDEELEFLSIKVQDGPLTSKLQMIQPGDQIYLGRKPTGTLVTDALLPGKRLFMLSTGTGLAPFLSLARDPDVYEFYEEVVVVHSVRRVSDLAFHDELEGKLAEDPLVSEQAANQFHYVPTVTREDFRNNVRIDKLVENGALFEGLSGDRKFNPETDRIMMCGSMEMIKQFAAYFEGEGFVEGSNAAPGAFVIERAFVG; this comes from the coding sequence TTGAGCGACGTGACGATCGAAAAGCCGGTGTTGGAACCGACCGGGGCCCTTAGTGTCGAAACCGTGCTGTCGGTGCGGCACTGGAATGAGCATCTGTTCAGTTTCCGCATCAGCCGCCCGGCAAGTTTCCGTTTCCGGTCGGGCGAATTCGTGATGATCGGCTTGCAGGGCGACAATGGCAAGCCGCTGCTGCGCGCCTATTCGGTTGCCAGCCCGTCGTGGGACGAGGAACTGGAGTTCCTGTCGATCAAGGTGCAGGACGGCCCGCTGACGTCCAAGCTGCAGATGATCCAGCCGGGCGACCAGATTTACCTGGGCCGCAAGCCGACCGGCACGCTCGTCACCGACGCGCTGTTGCCGGGCAAGCGGCTGTTCATGCTGTCGACGGGGACGGGTCTTGCCCCTTTCCTCAGTCTGGCGCGCGATCCCGACGTCTATGAATTTTACGAGGAAGTGGTGGTCGTCCATTCGGTGCGCCGGGTCAGCGATCTGGCTTTCCATGACGAGCTGGAAGGCAAGCTGGCGGAAGACCCACTGGTGTCCGAGCAGGCCGCCAACCAGTTCCACTATGTCCCGACCGTCACACGCGAAGATTTCCGCAACAATGTTCGGATCGACAAGCTGGTCGAAAATGGCGCGCTGTTCGAAGGGCTGTCGGGCGACAGGAAGTTCAACCCCGAAACCGACCGCATCATGATGTGCGGCAGCATGGAGATGATCAAGCAGTTCGCCGCCTATTTCGAAGGCGAGGGCTTTGTTGAGGGTTCCAATGCAGCGCCGGGGGCCTTTGTGATCGAGCGGGCGTTTGTCGGCTGA
- a CDS encoding phosphoenolpyruvate carboxykinase, translating to MQAKSSITLDQQGISTTAEQYWNLGTAPLVEAAIANGEGILSKDGPLVVKTGKHTGRSASDKFIVKDAETESTVWWGKTNVPMTPEHFAALKEDFFKALGEKDKLYVADLFGGSQPEHRVRVRVINELAWHNLFIRTLLVRPKPEELTHFAPEYTIIDLPTFKADPARHGSRSETVIAVNFSEKLILIGGTKYAGEMKKSVFGILNYLLPTKGVMPMHCSANIGPDGDTAVFFGLSGTGKTTLSADASRTLIGDDEHGWSDTAVFNFEGGCYAKMINLSAEAEPEIFATTKRFGTVLENVVIDEDTREIDLDDNSLAENSRGSYPIDFIPNASEKNLGPVPKNIIFLTADAYGVLPPIARLTPDQAMYHFLSGYTARVAGTEIGVTEPSATFSTCFGAPFMPRHPSVYGNLLKERINKGGVTCWLVNTGWTGGKYGVGKRMPIKVTRALLNAALDGSLNNAEFRTDPNFGFEVPVAVPGVDATILDPRATWADKAAYDETAGKLVKQFVDNFAQFEEHVDASVREAALTAA from the coding sequence GTGCAGGCCAAATCCTCTATCACCCTGGATCAGCAGGGCATTTCGACGACCGCTGAACAATATTGGAATCTTGGCACCGCGCCACTCGTTGAAGCCGCTATCGCCAACGGCGAAGGCATATTGTCGAAGGACGGCCCGCTGGTCGTCAAGACGGGCAAGCACACCGGCCGGTCCGCCAGCGACAAGTTCATCGTCAAGGATGCCGAAACCGAATCGACCGTCTGGTGGGGCAAGACCAACGTCCCCATGACCCCGGAACATTTCGCCGCGCTGAAGGAGGATTTCTTCAAGGCGCTGGGTGAAAAGGACAAGCTCTACGTCGCGGACCTGTTCGGCGGATCGCAGCCCGAACATCGCGTCAGGGTGCGCGTCATCAACGAACTGGCATGGCACAATCTGTTCATCCGCACGCTGCTGGTGCGGCCCAAGCCGGAAGAGCTGACCCACTTCGCGCCTGAATATACCATCATCGACCTGCCGACGTTCAAGGCTGATCCCGCCCGTCACGGATCGCGCAGCGAAACGGTGATCGCGGTCAATTTCAGCGAGAAGCTGATCCTGATCGGCGGGACAAAATATGCCGGTGAGATGAAGAAGTCGGTGTTCGGCATCCTCAACTATCTGCTGCCGACCAAGGGCGTAATGCCGATGCACTGTTCGGCCAATATCGGTCCCGATGGCGACACCGCAGTCTTTTTCGGCCTGTCGGGCACCGGCAAGACTACCCTTTCGGCGGACGCCAGCCGCACGTTGATCGGTGACGACGAGCATGGCTGGTCGGACACGGCTGTCTTCAATTTCGAAGGCGGTTGCTACGCCAAGATGATCAACCTGTCGGCCGAAGCCGAGCCGGAGATCTTCGCCACCACCAAGCGTTTCGGCACGGTGCTGGAAAATGTCGTGATCGATGAAGATACGCGCGAAATCGACCTGGACGACAACAGCCTGGCGGAAAACAGCCGCGGTTCCTATCCGATCGACTTCATCCCGAATGCGTCGGAAAAGAATCTTGGCCCGGTGCCCAAGAACATCATCTTCCTGACCGCCGACGCCTATGGCGTGCTGCCGCCAATCGCGCGGCTGACGCCGGATCAGGCGATGTATCACTTCCTGTCCGGCTATACCGCGCGCGTCGCGGGCACCGAGATCGGCGTGACCGAACCCAGCGCGACCTTTTCCACCTGCTTTGGCGCGCCGTTCATGCCGCGCCATCCGTCGGTCTATGGCAATTTGCTGAAGGAGCGGATCAACAAGGGCGGCGTCACCTGCTGGCTGGTCAACACTGGCTGGACCGGCGGCAAATATGGCGTCGGCAAGCGCATGCCGATCAAGGTCACCCGCGCTCTGCTGAACGCGGCGCTCGACGGCAGCCTCAACAATGCCGAATTCCGGACCGATCCGAACTTCGGGTTCGAGGTTCCCGTGGCGGTTCCCGGCGTCGATGCGACGATCCTCGACCCGCGCGCGACCTGGGCGGACAAGGCGGCCTATGACGAGACCGCCGGCAAGCTGGTCAAGCAGTTCGTCGATAACTTCGCCCAGTTCGAAGAGCATGTGGATGCGTCCGTGCGCGAGGCTGCGCTGACCGCCGCCTGA
- a CDS encoding response regulator transcription factor: MTATVALVDDDKNILTSVSIALQAEGFMTRLYSDPDGALKALIDNPADLAVFDIKMPGMDGLELLRRLREKSHMPVIFLTSKTDELDEALGLAMGADDYIAKPFSQRLLIARIRAILRRSEVNRSPESPSEPAADPIVRGRLEMDPARHRVKWMGQDVTLTVTEFLILETLAARPGVVKNRNQLMDAAYQDDVYVDDRTIDSHIKRLRRKFREVDPEFNAIDTLYGAGYRFSEE; encoded by the coding sequence ATGACTGCTACCGTCGCCCTTGTGGATGATGACAAGAATATCCTGACTTCCGTGTCCATCGCGCTTCAGGCCGAAGGCTTCATGACGCGCCTCTATTCGGACCCGGATGGCGCGCTGAAGGCGCTGATCGACAATCCCGCCGACCTGGCCGTATTCGACATAAAGATGCCGGGCATGGACGGACTGGAATTGTTACGCCGCTTGCGGGAAAAAAGCCATATGCCGGTGATTTTCCTGACGTCCAAGACCGATGAACTGGACGAGGCGCTGGGCCTCGCCATGGGTGCGGATGACTATATCGCCAAACCCTTTTCGCAACGCCTGCTGATCGCCCGGATCAGGGCCATCCTGCGCCGTTCGGAAGTCAACCGTTCGCCCGAATCCCCCAGCGAACCCGCCGCCGACCCGATTGTGCGCGGCCGTTTGGAAATGGACCCCGCCCGCCATCGGGTGAAGTGGATGGGACAGGACGTCACGCTGACCGTCACTGAATTCCTGATCCTCGAAACGCTCGCCGCGCGACCCGGTGTGGTCAAGAACCGCAATCAGTTGATGGACGCCGCTTATCAGGATGACGTCTATGTCGATGACCGCACGATCGACAGCCACATCAAACGTCTCCGCCGCAAATTCCGCGAGGTTGACCCTGAATTTAATGCAATCGACACCCTCTATGGAGCCGGATATCGCTTCTCCGAGGAATGA
- a CDS encoding sensor histidine kinase — protein sequence MEPDIASPRNEAREAGLRWSGRISLTPRILAVNVFALALLAGGFFYLDSYRTRIVDSRLEQSARELKLLAIALETAQPDRQNMLIAAYSRQTGDRVRRYGADGQLVADSFTMQAPRYRLRLPSEESWRRHVARFLDKAVDRVVFADRPPDFDEPVIDRADAWPELTLARQTGRPQAANRYAPDRTFMISAATGVSDGTSLLATENARDITRIVRAERLRLGIVIAAAVLASVLLSLFLARTIVQPLQRLARAAVRVRLGRAREVTVPRLPERRDEIGMLARALSDMSHALRQRIDATDAFAADVSHELKNPIASLRSALDALDRVDRPDLRAQLMAIAQDDVRRLDRLVTDIAEASRIDAQLSRTRFEPIDLGLLIERMIVAREARGVPRDIRIAFARPRKNVAVVLGEEQRLLRVLDNLIDNAISFSPDGGLVQIVATVADNEVLVSVEDEGPGVPESQREHVFRRFHSVRPEAESFGKHSGLGLAIARSIVEGHQGKISIADREDNQRGACFMLRLPMAVERDPGIVSE from the coding sequence ATGGAGCCGGATATCGCTTCTCCGAGGAATGAGGCGCGCGAAGCGGGATTGCGCTGGTCGGGCCGTATCAGCCTGACGCCGCGCATCCTGGCCGTGAACGTGTTCGCGCTGGCGCTGCTGGCGGGCGGCTTCTTTTATCTGGACAGCTACCGCACGCGCATCGTCGATTCGCGGCTGGAACAATCAGCGCGCGAATTGAAGCTGCTGGCCATCGCGCTGGAAACGGCCCAGCCCGACCGGCAGAATATGCTGATCGCCGCCTATTCCCGCCAGACGGGCGACCGCGTCCGCCGCTATGGGGCGGACGGGCAACTGGTCGCCGACAGTTTCACCATGCAGGCTCCCCGCTATCGCCTGCGCCTGCCTTCGGAGGAAAGCTGGCGGCGCCACGTCGCGCGCTTCCTCGACAAGGCGGTCGATCGCGTCGTTTTCGCCGATCGCCCTCCTGATTTCGATGAACCCGTGATCGACCGGGCCGATGCCTGGCCGGAACTCACGCTTGCGCGCCAGACGGGCAGGCCGCAGGCGGCGAACCGCTATGCGCCCGACCGCACTTTCATGATATCTGCCGCGACCGGCGTGTCGGACGGCACCAGCCTGCTGGCGACAGAAAATGCGCGCGACATCACCCGGATCGTTCGGGCCGAGCGGCTGAGGCTGGGCATCGTCATCGCCGCCGCCGTGCTGGCGTCGGTGCTGCTGTCTCTGTTCCTCGCGCGCACGATTGTCCAACCTTTGCAGCGACTCGCCCGTGCCGCCGTCCGCGTGCGCCTTGGCCGTGCGCGCGAGGTGACGGTGCCGCGCCTGCCCGAACGGCGGGACGAAATCGGCATGCTGGCGCGCGCGCTGTCCGACATGAGCCATGCGCTGCGCCAGCGGATCGACGCCACAGACGCTTTCGCCGCCGATGTCAGCCATGAGCTCAAGAACCCGATCGCCTCGCTCCGCTCCGCGCTCGACGCGCTGGACCGGGTGGACAGGCCTGATCTTCGCGCGCAACTGATGGCGATCGCACAGGATGACGTGCGGCGGCTGGATCGCCTCGTCACCGACATTGCCGAAGCATCCCGCATCGACGCCCAACTGTCCCGCACCCGTTTCGAACCGATCGACCTTGGCCTGCTGATCGAACGCATGATTGTCGCCCGCGAAGCGCGCGGCGTCCCCCGGGACATCCGCATCGCCTTCGCCCGGCCGCGCAAGAATGTGGCGGTGGTGCTGGGTGAGGAACAACGCCTGCTGCGCGTGCTCGACAATCTGATCGACAACGCCATTTCCTTCTCGCCCGACGGCGGGCTGGTCCAGATCGTGGCGACCGTCGCCGACAATGAAGTGCTGGTCAGCGTCGAGGATGAAGGACCGGGCGTCCCGGAATCGCAGCGGGAACATGTGTTCCGCCGTTTCCACAGCGTTCGCCCGGAAGCGGAAAGCTTCGGCAAGCATTCGGGCCTCGGCCTCGCCATCGCACGATCCATCGTCGAAGGGCATCAGGGCAAGATCAGCATCGCCGACCGGGAGGACAACCAGCGTGGCGCCTGCTTCATGCTGCGCCTGCCCATGGCGGTGGAGCGCGATCCGGGCATTGTCTCGGAATAG
- a CDS encoding HPr kinase/phosphorylase, whose product MAREETSETLHATSVAIDGRAVLLCGPSGVGKSDLALRLIDRGATLVSDDYTLLKWVDGRLEATAPQTITGMMEVRGLGLVDMPCIDYARVALMVDLSDDIDRMPADPEGRMIAGVTIPVVRIAPLEPSAPIKVELALKTMGLA is encoded by the coding sequence ATGGCGCGGGAAGAAACAAGCGAAACACTGCACGCGACGAGCGTCGCCATCGACGGGCGCGCGGTGTTGCTGTGCGGGCCGAGCGGCGTGGGCAAGTCCGACCTCGCGCTGCGGCTCATCGACCGTGGCGCAACCCTCGTCAGCGATGATTATACATTGCTGAAATGGGTCGACGGGCGGCTGGAGGCCACAGCGCCGCAAACCATCACCGGCATGATGGAGGTGCGTGGGCTGGGACTCGTCGACATGCCCTGCATCGACTATGCGCGCGTCGCACTGATGGTCGATCTGTCCGATGACATCGACCGGATGCCCGCCGACCCGGAAGGACGGATGATCGCCGGGGTCACCATTCCGGTGGTCAGGATCGCCCCGCTCGAACCATCCGCGCCGATCAAGGTCGAACTGGCGCTCAAGACCATGGGGCTGGCGTGA
- the rapZ gene encoding RNase adapter RapZ, which produces MSAPTPKTILLVSGLSGAGKTTALKTLEDMGWEVVDNLPLLLLERLLDTPVPAGHEDIDDRPLALGIDARTRGFDAQAIVRRIKALRSRQGHDIETLFLDCSDMELERRFAETRRRHPLASDRPAAHGLARERELTDPLRRWATHIIDTTSLSSNGLQQEIRNRFSRDGLSAPVLTILSFGFSRGVPLNADLVFDMRFLRNPHWEPDLRPKTGLDPDVAAYITEDPAYEETLRRMEELLALLLPRYAESGKSYVTVAFGCTGGRHRSVHVAERVAKYLQDAGFSPTVSHRNMESAPQDSLEKREPGGPKAQS; this is translated from the coding sequence GTGAGCGCGCCGACGCCCAAGACCATCCTGCTCGTTTCCGGCCTCTCCGGGGCTGGCAAGACGACGGCGCTCAAGACGCTGGAGGATATGGGCTGGGAGGTCGTGGACAACTTGCCCCTCCTGCTCCTCGAACGCCTGCTCGACACGCCGGTCCCCGCGGGCCACGAGGATATAGACGACCGCCCGCTGGCGCTGGGCATCGACGCACGCACGCGCGGTTTCGACGCGCAGGCGATCGTCCGGCGGATCAAGGCGCTGCGCAGCCGCCAGGGCCATGACATCGAAACGCTGTTCCTCGATTGTTCGGACATGGAGCTGGAGCGCCGCTTCGCCGAAACCCGCCGCCGCCATCCGCTTGCATCGGATCGCCCCGCCGCGCACGGGCTTGCGCGCGAACGCGAACTCACCGATCCGCTGCGCCGCTGGGCGACCCATATCATCGACACGACCAGCCTCTCCAGCAACGGCTTGCAGCAGGAAATCCGCAACCGCTTCTCCCGCGACGGCCTGTCGGCTCCGGTACTGACGATATTGTCCTTCGGCTTTTCGCGCGGCGTGCCGCTCAATGCCGACCTCGTCTTCGACATGCGCTTCCTGCGCAATCCACACTGGGAACCCGACTTGCGGCCAAAGACCGGACTCGACCCGGACGTTGCCGCCTATATTACCGAAGATCCCGCTTATGAGGAAACGCTGCGCCGCATGGAGGAATTGCTGGCGCTGCTGCTGCCGCGCTACGCGGAAAGCGGGAAAAGTTATGTCACTGTCGCCTTCGGCTGCACAGGGGGACGCCATAGGTCGGTCCATGTTGCAGAACGCGTAGCCAAATACTTGCAAGATGCGGGCTTTTCGCCCACGGTCTCGCACCGCAATATGGAATCAGCGCCGCAGGACAGCCTGGAGAAGCGCGAACCGGGAGGCCCGAAAGCACAATCATGA
- a CDS encoding PTS sugar transporter subunit IIA yields MIGLVLVTHGSLATEFVVAMEHVVGPQQQIETICIGPEDDMEVRRADIAAAVARVNDGSGVILLTDLFGGTPSNLAISLLKAGEIEVIAGINLPMLIRLESARKVMDVRQAVAAAREAGQKYISVASELLGSTT; encoded by the coding sequence ATGATTGGACTGGTACTCGTCACCCATGGTTCGCTGGCGACGGAATTCGTCGTGGCGATGGAGCATGTTGTCGGTCCGCAGCAGCAGATCGAAACCATCTGCATCGGCCCGGAAGACGACATGGAAGTGCGGCGCGCCGACATTGCCGCCGCGGTGGCCCGCGTGAATGACGGATCGGGCGTCATCCTGCTGACCGACCTGTTCGGCGGCACCCCGTCCAACCTCGCCATCTCCCTGCTGAAGGCGGGCGAGATCGAAGTGATCGCGGGCATCAACCTCCCCATGCTGATCCGCCTGGAAAGCGCGCGCAAGGTCATGGACGTGCGCCAGGCCGTCGCCGCCGCGCGCGAAGCCGGGCAAAAATATATCAGCGTGGCATCTGAACTATTGGGTAGCACTACATGA
- a CDS encoding HPr family phosphocarrier protein yields the protein MSELSQEVRISNKRGLHARASAKFVTLASGLPAQITVRKDGSEVTGTSIMGLMMLGAAMGDSIVISATGPQAADALGKLVTLVEDKFGEE from the coding sequence ATGAGCGAATTGAGTCAGGAAGTCCGCATCAGCAACAAACGCGGACTTCACGCGCGCGCCAGCGCCAAATTCGTGACGCTGGCCAGCGGACTGCCTGCCCAGATAACCGTGCGCAAGGACGGCAGCGAAGTGACCGGCACATCGATCATGGGCCTGATGATGCTGGGCGCGGCGATGGGCGATTCCATCGTCATCAGCGCCACGGGGCCGCAGGCAGCGGATGCGCTGGGCAAGCTGGTGACGCTGGTCGAGGACAAGTTTGGCGAGGAATAA